From the genome of Pseudomonas sp. AB6, one region includes:
- the csrA gene encoding carbon storage regulator CsrA, translating to MLILTRKVGESINIGDEITVTILGVQGLQVRLGINAPKNVSVHREEIYKRIQAEIAPQQDPQ from the coding sequence ATGTTGATACTCACCCGAAAAGTAGGCGAAAGCATAAACATTGGTGACGAGATCACCGTTACGATTCTTGGCGTTCAGGGCCTTCAGGTCCGGCTCGGCATTAACGCACCCAAAAATGTTTCTGTGCATCGCGAAGAGATTTACAAACGTATCCAGGCCGAGATCGCTCCACAGCAAGATCCACAATGA